In the genome of Candidatus Kryptonium sp., the window GATGGACGGAAAACTCATCGGATAGGAAAATAAATTTCAAACTGAAAGGAAGCGAAAAACTCAACGGTAAGGATTGTTATGTGATAACTGTTGATTTTAAAGTTAAAAACGACAGCATAAGCTCCAATGGCGATGGAAAAATCTGGGTTGAAAAAGATAGCCACTTCCCAATTAGATGTGAATACGATGTAACATATGAGTCAAAACGAGCGGGTAAAAATCAAAGCAAACAATTTCTTGATATCGCAGACCACGGGGATTTTTACCTTCCAATCAGAAATGAAATTCAGTTTTTCCCAAGAGTTTTGTTACTAAAACTTGGAACCGTTAAAATAGTTTACGAAACAAACAAGTTCACATTCAAAAAATAAAAGAAGCAATAACAACATGAAAAAGGTAACAATTGATGACCTTAACCTTAAAGGAAAAAGAGTCCTTGTAAGAGTTGATTTCAATGTCCCAATTGAAAATGGAAAAGTTTCAGATGATACAAGAATAAGAGAAGCACTTCCGACAATAAGAAAAATTATTTCAGAAGGCGGGAAGGCGATTTTAATGAGCCATCTTGGAAGACCGAAGGGGATTGATCCAAAATATAGTTTGAAACCAGTTGCGGAGCATCTTTCAAGTTTGTTAGGTATGTCGGTGAAATTTGCACCTGATTGCGTTGGAGAAGAGGTTAAGAAAATGGTTGATGAGATGAAGGAAGGCGAAGTGCTTTTACTTGAAAATGTAAGATTTCATCCTGAGGAGGAAAAAAACGATGAAAATTTTGCGCGGGAGCTTGCTTTAATCGCGGATGTTTATATAAATGATGCATTTGGAAGTGCACACAGAGCACATGCTTCAACGGAAGGAGTTGCAAGGTTTGTTAAGGAAACGGCGGTTGGTTATCTGATGCAAAAAGAGGTAGAATATCTTTCCAAGGCGATTTCAAATCCAGAGAAGCCATATGTTGCAATTCTTGGTGGAGCAAAGGTTTCGGATAAGATCCAGGTGATCAAAAATTTGATGGATAAAGTTGATGCTTTTTTGATTGGTGGAGGAATGGCGAACACATTTTTGAAAGCTAAAGGTTATGAAGTTGGAAAATCACTTGTTGAAGAAGATAAACTTGAACTTGCTAAAGAAATTTTAAGCGAAGCGGAGAAAAGAAATGTTAAGTTTGTTCTGCCTGTTGATTGCGTTATCGCAGATAAGTTTGCAAACGATGCGAATTT includes:
- a CDS encoding phosphoglycerate kinase; this encodes MKKVTIDDLNLKGKRVLVRVDFNVPIENGKVSDDTRIREALPTIRKIISEGGKAILMSHLGRPKGIDPKYSLKPVAEHLSSLLGMSVKFAPDCVGEEVKKMVDEMKEGEVLLLENVRFHPEEEKNDENFARELALIADVYINDAFGSAHRAHASTEGVARFVKETAVGYLMQKEVEYLSKAISNPEKPYVAILGGAKVSDKIQVIKNLMDKVDAFLIGGGMANTFLKAKGYEVGKSLVEEDKLELAKEILSEAEKRNVKFVLPVDCVIADKFANDANFETVPVDKVKPDWMILDIGLETIKAFYEVLKEAKTVVWNGPMGVFEFDNFAKGTFEIAKFLAEITQKGAVTIVGGGDSASAIAKAGLSDKVSHVSTGGGASLEFLEGKVLPGIAAIKDK